A section of the Prochlorococcus sp. MIT 1341 genome encodes:
- a CDS encoding RpoD/SigA family RNA polymerase sigma factor produces MLTKDSVKAVVKSTRQPGGDLDLVSSYLRDIGRVPLLTNDQEITLGRQVQELMSLEQLGTELELTNGEKPSFDELSKAAGISITQLKKKLKSGRRAKERMVAANLRLVVSVAKKYTKRNMELLDLIQEGTLGLVRGVEKFDPTRGYKFSTYAYWWIRQGITRALAEKSRTIRLPIHVTEMLNKLKKGQRELSQKLARTPSISELAKFVELKEEEVKELMYRASQPMSLEKKVGEGDDTILLDLLPGEESLPSEKVEADCMKGDLHALIDQLPEIQGLVLRKRYGIDGDDPMTLTGIGRDLGMSRDRIRNLERDGLRLLRQKSKSYDAYIAA; encoded by the coding sequence CTGTTGACTAAAGATTCCGTTAAGGCTGTGGTGAAGTCCACTCGTCAGCCTGGAGGAGATCTAGACCTGGTCAGCTCATATTTACGTGATATAGGTCGTGTTCCTTTGTTGACGAATGATCAAGAAATTACTTTAGGAAGACAAGTCCAGGAGCTGATGTCTCTTGAGCAGTTGGGCACCGAATTAGAACTAACCAATGGTGAGAAGCCCAGTTTTGACGAATTATCTAAAGCAGCAGGGATTTCCATTACCCAGCTAAAGAAAAAACTTAAATCTGGGCGACGCGCTAAAGAGCGTATGGTCGCTGCAAACTTGCGTTTGGTTGTCAGCGTTGCAAAGAAATATACGAAACGGAATATGGAGCTTTTGGACCTAATCCAAGAAGGTACTCTCGGATTAGTGCGAGGGGTAGAAAAGTTTGACCCTACTCGAGGCTATAAATTCTCGACATACGCCTACTGGTGGATTCGACAAGGAATAACAAGGGCATTGGCTGAGAAAAGCCGAACTATTCGTTTGCCTATTCACGTCACTGAAATGTTGAACAAACTGAAAAAAGGTCAAAGAGAATTAAGTCAAAAGCTTGCAAGGACTCCTTCTATATCGGAATTGGCGAAATTTGTTGAGCTAAAAGAAGAAGAAGTCAAGGAATTGATGTATAGAGCTAGTCAACCAATGAGTTTGGAAAAGAAAGTAGGAGAGGGTGATGACACGATCCTGCTTGACTTACTTCCAGGAGAAGAAAGCCTACCTAGTGAAAAAGTCGAAGCTGATTGCATGAAAGGAGATTTACATGCATTAATTGATCAGTTACCAGAAATACAAGGTCTTGTATTGCGAAAGAGATATGGGATTGATGGAGATGATCCCATGACCCTTACTGGTATCGGGAGAGATTTGGGAATGAGTCGTGATCGAATACGGAATTTAGAGCGAGATGGGCTAAGACTATTAAGACAAAAAAGTAAGTCTTATGACGCTTATATTGCTGCTTGA
- the gyrB gene encoding DNA topoisomerase (ATP-hydrolyzing) subunit B: MSEDSKVQAAYGAEQIQVLEGLEPVRKRPGMYIGSTGPRGLHHLVYEVVDNSVDEALAGHCDEIVVVLCKDGSACIRDNGRGIPTDIHPRTGKSALETVLTVLHAGGKFGSGGYKVSGGLHGVGVSVVNALSEWVEVKVRRQNEVHTQRFERGVPIGILKSEKQPKEENASTGTTVYFKPDIDIFTGGIVFEYAILSTRLRELAYLNGGVKIVFRDERSSSLDSEGNPHEEIYFYEGGIKEYVKYMNTEKDALHSDIIYVDSQKDGVQVEAALQWCVDAYSDSILGFANNIRTVDGGTHIEGLKTVLTRTLNAFARKRGKRKDGDSNLAGENIREGLTAVLSVKVPEPEFEGQTKTKLGNTEVRGIVDNLVGESLSQYLEFNPSVIDLILEKAIQAFNAAEAARRARELVRRKSVLESSTLPGKLADCSSRDPSESEIYIVEGDSAGGSAKQGRDRRFQAILPLRGKILNIEKTDDAKIYKNTEIQSLITALGLGIKGEEFDLNNLRYHRVVIMTDADVDGAHIRTLLLTFFYRYQKELVEGGYIYIACPPLYKVERGKNHNYCYNESELQKTLSGFGEKANYTIQRFKGLGEMMPKQLWETTMDPSTRMMKRVEIEDALEADRIFTILMGDKVAPRREFIETHSAELDLASLDI, translated from the coding sequence ATGAGCGAAGATTCCAAGGTGCAGGCGGCCTATGGCGCCGAACAAATCCAGGTTCTGGAAGGTCTCGAGCCAGTACGAAAACGTCCTGGCATGTATATCGGCTCTACAGGCCCAAGAGGATTGCATCATCTTGTTTATGAGGTAGTTGATAATTCAGTTGATGAGGCATTGGCAGGCCATTGCGATGAGATTGTTGTTGTCCTTTGTAAGGATGGCTCAGCTTGTATTCGTGATAATGGGCGGGGAATTCCAACTGATATCCATCCCCGAACTGGAAAAAGCGCTTTAGAAACAGTTCTTACAGTTCTCCATGCTGGAGGCAAGTTTGGAAGCGGTGGTTACAAGGTTTCTGGTGGGTTGCATGGAGTAGGAGTATCAGTAGTTAATGCACTAAGTGAATGGGTTGAAGTTAAGGTTCGTCGACAGAACGAAGTTCATACTCAACGATTTGAAAGAGGTGTTCCTATAGGAATTTTGAAATCTGAGAAACAACCAAAAGAAGAAAATGCCTCTACTGGAACTACGGTTTATTTTAAACCTGATATAGATATTTTTACTGGCGGAATTGTTTTCGAATATGCAATTTTATCCACAAGATTGAGGGAGCTTGCTTATTTAAATGGAGGAGTAAAGATTGTTTTTAGAGATGAGCGTTCTTCTTCTCTTGATTCGGAAGGTAACCCTCATGAAGAGATTTATTTTTATGAAGGTGGAATTAAAGAATACGTCAAATATATGAATACAGAGAAAGATGCCCTTCATTCAGATATTATTTATGTAGATTCACAGAAAGATGGTGTACAAGTTGAGGCAGCTCTGCAATGGTGTGTTGATGCATATTCGGATAGCATTTTAGGTTTTGCAAATAACATTAGAACAGTTGATGGTGGGACTCATATAGAAGGCTTGAAAACGGTTCTTACAAGAACTCTTAATGCTTTTGCACGAAAGCGAGGTAAACGTAAAGACGGTGATTCTAATTTGGCTGGTGAAAATATTAGGGAGGGTTTAACAGCAGTGTTGTCTGTTAAGGTCCCTGAGCCAGAATTTGAAGGGCAAACAAAAACTAAACTTGGTAATACCGAAGTTCGTGGAATTGTTGATAATTTAGTTGGAGAATCTCTTAGTCAATATTTGGAATTTAATCCTTCTGTTATTGACCTTATTCTTGAAAAGGCAATACAAGCTTTTAATGCTGCTGAAGCTGCTCGTAGAGCACGTGAACTTGTCCGTAGAAAAAGTGTTTTGGAAAGCTCTACTTTGCCTGGGAAATTGGCTGATTGTAGTTCTAGAGACCCTTCGGAATCTGAGATATATATTGTTGAAGGAGATTCGGCGGGTGGATCTGCAAAACAAGGCAGAGATAGACGTTTTCAAGCAATTCTTCCATTGAGAGGGAAAATTCTTAATATTGAAAAAACAGATGATGCAAAAATCTATAAAAATACAGAGATTCAATCTCTGATAACTGCATTGGGCTTAGGTATTAAAGGAGAGGAATTTGATCTTAATAATTTACGTTATCATCGAGTAGTGATTATGACTGATGCTGATGTGGATGGTGCTCATATTAGAACATTGTTGCTTACATTTTTCTATCGTTATCAGAAAGAGTTAGTTGAGGGTGGATATATATACATCGCATGCCCACCACTATATAAGGTTGAGCGAGGTAAGAATCATAATTATTGCTATAACGAGTCAGAGTTGCAGAAGACTCTTTCTGGATTTGGTGAAAAGGCCAATTACACAATTCAACGATTTAAGGGACTAGGTGAAATGATGCCAAAGCAGTTATGGGAGACGACAATGGATCCATCCACAAGAATGATGAAACGAGTAGAGATAGAAGATGCACTAGAGGCAGATAGAATTTTCACTATTCTGATGGGCGATAAAGTTGCTCCTCGTCGCGAATTTATAGAAACCCATAGTGCTGAATTAGATTTGGCATCTCTCGATATTTAG
- a CDS encoding alpha/beta fold hydrolase, whose protein sequence is MSEKTFPNSNHLKHGIWEWKGHNIAWTSKGSKSNELPAVLLIHGFGASKEHWRHNQNFIANKTNCFAIDLIGFGNSSKPKARLKEEPTEEKDFCYCFDSWGEQVANFCQQIIKDRVILVGNSIGGVVALTAAQHLTKTCAEIILIDCAQRTMDDKRLSEQKYWMRIVRPFLKTIVRQRWLSNSLFRNAANRTVIQKVLRQAYPSGCNVDEELIDLLHRPSQKMGAAESFRGFINLFDDHLAPDLLAKTDTPVHLIWGEADPWEPIALAKKWNSSIPCIHSLDIIQGAGHCPHDEKPELVNPLLLKIIQAAI, encoded by the coding sequence ATGTCGGAAAAAACTTTTCCAAACTCAAATCATTTAAAACATGGTATATGGGAATGGAAAGGTCACAATATTGCCTGGACAAGCAAGGGTTCAAAAAGCAATGAACTACCGGCTGTTTTGTTAATACACGGCTTTGGAGCATCCAAAGAGCATTGGCGTCACAATCAAAATTTTATAGCAAACAAAACAAACTGCTTTGCTATTGATCTCATTGGTTTTGGTAATAGCAGTAAACCAAAAGCAAGACTAAAAGAGGAACCGACAGAGGAAAAAGATTTCTGTTATTGCTTTGACTCCTGGGGAGAACAGGTGGCTAACTTTTGCCAACAAATTATTAAAGATAGAGTTATTCTAGTGGGAAACTCCATAGGTGGTGTAGTTGCACTCACTGCTGCACAACATCTAACCAAGACATGTGCAGAAATCATTCTTATAGATTGTGCACAAAGAACTATGGATGACAAACGCCTTAGTGAGCAGAAATATTGGATGCGAATAGTCAGACCATTCCTAAAAACGATCGTCCGCCAAAGATGGCTCAGCAATAGCTTATTTAGAAATGCAGCCAATCGCACTGTAATTCAAAAAGTACTTAGACAGGCATACCCAAGTGGGTGCAATGTTGATGAGGAACTGATTGATCTTCTGCACAGACCTAGTCAAAAAATGGGAGCAGCTGAATCATTTAGAGGTTTTATTAATCTCTTTGATGACCATTTAGCTCCAGACCTTCTAGCAAAAACTGATACACCAGTTCACCTAATTTGGGGAGAGGCTGATCCTTGGGAACCGATAGCATTAGCAAAAAAATGGAACTCTTCTATCCCATGTATTCATTCACTTGACATTATCCAGGGCGCAGGACATTGCCCTCATGATGAAAAACCTGAGCTAGTCAACCCTTTACTATTAAAAATTATTCAAGCAGCAATATAA
- a CDS encoding fluoride efflux transporter FluC → MFTSNKLNTYALLSLGAIPGALIRWHLNNDLLVNVIGAALLGFFFGAKLSKKYYIMMGIGFCGSMTTFSTLMGDLLFLAIKNNFLGLFWVIISHTSLALIFAFLGFYLGKKLVG, encoded by the coding sequence TTGTTCACAAGTAATAAGTTAAATACTTATGCTTTGCTTTCCTTAGGAGCTATTCCTGGAGCTTTGATCAGGTGGCACTTGAACAATGATTTGTTAGTGAATGTTATTGGGGCGGCTCTTTTAGGATTTTTTTTTGGAGCTAAACTCTCAAAGAAGTATTACATAATGATGGGAATTGGTTTTTGTGGTTCTATGACAACATTTAGTACTTTGATGGGTGATTTACTGTTTCTTGCTATAAAAAATAATTTCTTGGGATTGTTTTGGGTAATAATTAGTCACACAAGTTTAGCATTGATCTTTGCATTTCTAGGATTTTATCTTGGCAAAAAATTAGTTGGTTAA
- a CDS encoding glutathione peroxidase — protein MDINVSDVLVTTPDGKKKALGDYKERVLLIVNVASRCGFTKQYEGLQSLQDEYGKQGLTVLGFPCNDFGGQEPGELEEIKTFCKTTYNATFELFAKVHAKGNTTEPYTTLTKTEPKGDVAWNFEKFLINKQGKVIGRFKSDIEPNSSELKSAIEQALTN, from the coding sequence ATGGACATAAACGTAAGCGACGTTCTGGTTACAACACCAGATGGAAAAAAGAAAGCACTAGGTGACTACAAAGAACGGGTTCTTTTAATCGTAAACGTGGCAAGCCGGTGCGGGTTCACCAAACAATATGAAGGGCTCCAATCACTGCAAGACGAATATGGAAAACAAGGACTAACGGTTCTTGGCTTTCCTTGCAATGACTTCGGAGGACAGGAGCCTGGGGAGCTTGAGGAAATCAAAACATTCTGCAAAACAACCTATAACGCAACCTTCGAACTCTTTGCAAAGGTGCACGCAAAAGGCAACACGACGGAACCATATACAACACTTACAAAAACAGAGCCCAAAGGAGATGTCGCATGGAATTTTGAAAAATTTCTCATAAACAAACAAGGCAAAGTAATTGGAAGGTTTAAGAGTGATATTGAACCTAATAGTAGCGAGCTCAAATCAGCGATCGAACAAGCTTTAACCAACTAA
- the miaA gene encoding tRNA (adenosine(37)-N6)-dimethylallyltransferase MiaA — MKNSTETQKAKDSLVIVLLGPTASGKTKLALEIAKVLDLSIINIDSRQLYKGMNIGTAKPTKDQQTQVEHHLLDLRLPNQPITVQEFRLEAEKKIEQSFQDRGIAFLVGGSGLYLKAITAGLNPPAIGPQKSLRKQLQDLGQNECYQILSSSDPKAAARISSADAMRTERALEVLYGTGKEISSQQSASPPPWQIIELGLDPIDLADRIAKRTSTMYSEGLLEETDELTQRYGPELPMLKTIGYEEALKVLNNELNTQEAIAITTTRTQKFAKRQRTWFKKQHEPHWLKNENALIKALTLIPEI, encoded by the coding sequence ATGAAAAATTCTACGGAAACGCAAAAAGCAAAAGATTCATTAGTAATTGTCCTGCTAGGACCAACTGCTAGCGGTAAAACGAAATTAGCTCTAGAGATAGCAAAAGTCCTTGATTTAAGCATCATTAACATTGATTCTCGGCAGCTATATAAAGGGATGAACATAGGGACTGCAAAGCCCACCAAGGATCAACAAACCCAAGTAGAGCACCATCTGCTTGATTTAAGACTCCCCAATCAGCCAATAACGGTGCAAGAATTTCGCCTTGAAGCAGAAAAGAAAATTGAGCAATCTTTTCAAGACAGAGGCATTGCCTTTTTAGTTGGCGGCAGTGGTCTTTATCTAAAAGCTATTACAGCAGGGCTTAATCCCCCGGCTATAGGCCCTCAGAAATCATTGAGAAAACAATTACAAGACCTGGGACAAAATGAGTGCTATCAAATTCTTTCCAGTTCAGATCCAAAAGCAGCAGCCCGCATCTCATCAGCGGATGCAATGCGCACAGAACGTGCTCTTGAAGTCCTTTATGGAACCGGCAAAGAAATCAGTTCTCAACAAAGCGCTTCGCCTCCTCCTTGGCAAATTATTGAACTAGGGCTTGACCCAATTGACCTAGCAGATCGCATCGCCAAAAGAACTTCAACAATGTATTCAGAAGGACTTCTAGAAGAAACCGATGAATTAACGCAACGCTACGGACCAGAACTACCTATGCTAAAAACTATTGGTTATGAAGAAGCCTTAAAAGTTCTGAACAATGAACTGAATACCCAAGAAGCCATAGCCATCACAACAACTCGTACCCAGAAATTTGCTAAACGCCAAAGAACATGGTTTAAAAAACAACATGAACCACACTGGTTAAAAAATGAGAATGCCCTAATTAAAGCTCTTACATTAATCCCTGAGATTTAG
- a CDS encoding fluoride efflux transporter FluC has protein sequence MLEDNIVLSQFFFVSIGACFGTLARFNFVRYFQSIYELTFLGTLTVNILASFALGLFISIEPLVFSQASLNSLILFFGVGFLGSLSTFSSFILDILQSIFDDRYKDAILIFLFSLIGGFVAIVIGYSIGKAW, from the coding sequence ATGCTTGAGGATAATATAGTTCTTTCTCAATTTTTCTTTGTTTCGATAGGTGCTTGTTTTGGTACATTGGCAAGATTCAATTTTGTTAGATATTTTCAATCAATCTATGAACTAACTTTTCTTGGTACCTTGACAGTAAATATTCTTGCCTCTTTTGCATTGGGGCTATTTATTTCTATAGAGCCATTGGTTTTTTCTCAAGCAAGTTTGAACTCTTTGATTTTGTTTTTTGGAGTAGGCTTTCTAGGGAGTCTGAGCACATTTTCTTCTTTTATTTTGGATATTCTGCAAAGCATATTTGATGATCGATATAAAGACGCCATTCTAATTTTTTTGTTCTCTTTAATCGGAGGGTTCGTTGCAATAGTAATTGGATATAGCATTGGAAAAGCTTGGTAA
- a CDS encoding SH3 domain-containing protein: MGIFIRWGWLLGISLLAPISLPAGGAQFLIPQIRSRKSSDPFLTTRDTALRASPLKKAPVLRSVPSGTPLTILKYWQESDGQVWTYVHVLYEHNFNINSVRNGWLDIDA; the protein is encoded by the coding sequence ATGGGTATTTTTATACGATGGGGTTGGTTACTAGGGATTTCACTGCTTGCCCCTATTTCTTTACCTGCTGGAGGTGCGCAATTTTTGATACCACAGATTCGTTCTCGCAAATCTTCTGATCCTTTTTTAACTACAAGAGATACTGCATTGAGAGCTAGCCCTTTAAAAAAAGCACCTGTTCTGAGGTCAGTTCCATCTGGAACACCTTTGACAATCTTGAAATATTGGCAAGAATCAGATGGCCAAGTGTGGACTTATGTTCATGTTTTATACGAACATAATTTTAATATTAATTCCGTAAGAAATGGCTGGTTAGATATAGATGCTTGA
- the mgtE gene encoding magnesium transporter → MKQEIGPPGHVASVVNDPQLAEVVAADLKALLSNGNYDGAKTLLQPVQPVDIAEAIGFLPLVLQAFAFRLLSKDEAIEVYEYLDPGVQQSLLDRLRSSEVLELVEEMSPDDRVQLFDELPAKVVRRLLAELSPSERRVTAQLLGYESETAGRLMTPEFIDLKEFHSAAQALTIVRKRAPDTETVYSLYVTDGKRHLTGILSLRDLVTADPESRIGDVMTREVVSVATDTDQEEVARAIQRYDFLALPVVDREQRLVGIVTVDDVIDVIEQEATRDLYAAGAVQAGDEDDYFQSNLFMVARRRVVWLVVLVVANGFTTQVIAMNDLVLKQVVLLAAFIPLLIGTGGNVGAQSSTVVIRGLSTQRIQALGPLKAVAREAIAGALLGLLMLLVVVPFAWWRGESPLVGAAVGISLMAITTLAATAGAALPLFFDRMGLDPALMSAPFITTATDVAGVLIYLRTAAWLLRHMNPVS, encoded by the coding sequence ATGAAACAGGAAATTGGGCCGCCAGGTCATGTTGCATCAGTAGTCAATGATCCTCAGCTTGCAGAAGTAGTTGCCGCAGATTTGAAAGCTTTGCTTTCCAATGGCAATTATGACGGAGCAAAAACTTTGCTGCAGCCTGTTCAGCCAGTTGATATTGCAGAAGCTATTGGCTTTTTACCTTTGGTTTTGCAGGCTTTTGCATTCCGGTTATTAAGTAAGGATGAGGCCATCGAGGTATATGAGTATTTGGATCCAGGAGTTCAACAGAGTTTGCTTGACAGACTTCGTTCAAGTGAGGTTCTTGAATTGGTTGAGGAGATGTCACCAGATGACAGGGTTCAATTGTTTGATGAGTTGCCAGCAAAAGTTGTCCGAAGACTACTTGCTGAATTAAGTCCTTCTGAGAGGAGAGTTACAGCACAATTGCTGGGCTATGAGTCAGAGACTGCCGGAAGGCTGATGACCCCAGAATTTATTGATTTAAAGGAATTTCACAGTGCAGCTCAAGCTCTAACCATTGTTCGTAAAAGGGCGCCAGATACAGAGACGGTTTATAGCCTTTATGTGACTGATGGGAAAAGACATTTGACTGGAATCCTGTCATTACGGGATTTAGTTACTGCAGATCCCGAATCACGCATTGGCGATGTGATGACTAGAGAGGTGGTAAGCGTTGCTACGGACACAGATCAGGAAGAGGTTGCAAGAGCGATCCAGCGATATGACTTTCTTGCGCTTCCAGTAGTTGATAGAGAACAAAGACTTGTAGGAATTGTGACTGTTGACGATGTTATTGATGTGATTGAGCAGGAAGCAACTAGAGATTTGTATGCCGCTGGTGCAGTTCAAGCTGGTGATGAAGATGATTATTTTCAAAGTAATTTATTCATGGTTGCTAGAAGGCGGGTGGTTTGGTTAGTGGTACTTGTGGTGGCAAATGGTTTTACAACTCAAGTAATTGCAATGAATGATCTTGTGTTGAAGCAGGTTGTTTTGTTAGCAGCATTTATTCCCCTTTTGATTGGAACTGGGGGCAATGTTGGCGCTCAGAGTTCCACCGTTGTAATTAGAGGTCTTAGTACACAAAGGATTCAAGCTTTAGGGCCTTTAAAGGCAGTTGCTCGAGAGGCGATAGCCGGTGCACTTCTTGGATTATTAATGCTTTTAGTTGTTGTGCCTTTTGCTTGGTGGCGAGGGGAGAGTCCTTTGGTGGGGGCTGCGGTGGGGATAAGCCTTATGGCAATAACTACTCTTGCTGCCACTGCAGGAGCCGCTTTGCCACTTTTTTTTGATCGCATGGGGCTGGATCCTGCCCTGATGTCTGCACCATTTATCACTACAGCGACTGATGTTGCAGGGGTTTTAATCTATTTGCGTACTGCAGCATGGTTGCTCAGGCACATGAACCCAGTAAGTTGA
- the infC gene encoding translation initiation factor IF-3: MPPRPRFDRRAPVRELPNINDRIKYPKLRVVDADGTQLGIINREEALEVAKERELDLVLVSEKADPPVCRIMDYGKFKFEQEKKAKEAKKKSHQTEVKEVKMRYKIDQHDYQVRIGHAVRFLKAGDKVKCTVIFRGREIQHTALAETLLRRMAKDLEEQAEIQQAPKREGRNMIMFLTPRKTPLIKKDKEDDKQPRVIRSISTTSTSPRGSQIKNR, translated from the coding sequence ATGCCTCCTCGTCCTCGTTTTGATCGTCGCGCTCCCGTTCGGGAGCTCCCAAACATTAATGACCGTATCAAGTATCCAAAACTTCGAGTGGTCGATGCTGATGGAACCCAACTTGGAATTATTAATAGGGAAGAAGCCCTAGAAGTAGCCAAAGAAAGGGAATTAGACCTAGTACTAGTTAGCGAAAAAGCTGATCCACCCGTATGCAGAATTATGGATTACGGGAAATTCAAGTTTGAACAAGAAAAAAAAGCAAAAGAAGCCAAAAAAAAATCCCATCAAACCGAAGTTAAGGAAGTCAAAATGCGCTACAAGATCGATCAGCATGACTATCAGGTACGAATTGGGCATGCAGTGAGATTTCTTAAGGCAGGAGACAAGGTCAAATGTACGGTGATATTTCGAGGCAGGGAAATTCAACATACGGCCCTAGCAGAAACGCTTTTAAGAAGAATGGCTAAAGACTTAGAAGAACAGGCAGAAATACAACAAGCCCCAAAAAGAGAAGGTAGGAACATGATTATGTTCCTTACTCCACGGAAAACACCGCTTATCAAAAAAGACAAAGAAGATGACAAGCAGCCTCGAGTAATAAGAAGCATCTCAACTACCTCTACCTCCCCTCGAGGGTCTCAAATAAAAAATCGTTGA